From a single Chiloscyllium plagiosum isolate BGI_BamShark_2017 chromosome 27, ASM401019v2, whole genome shotgun sequence genomic region:
- the LOC122563774 gene encoding uncharacterized protein LOC122563774 isoform X1, with product MRGRAGVNHVMVVVNAAVIAVRKAGGVCGSCWTRVGESWTTAHQPKVRGERTKGNLRVNLFTQRVVHIRNELPAEVIENAGSEHSCEHSSYSHVPCPAPKYGLIPIWSVIQEPLRVAGRLICSCRIETESHPDLTVAVFTITLLSQDFGRQRKKHCSHWGESQVVCVEESVTVHFKCPNVSTVTLGRDCGNVGIVGRDFFTHPSWKCTNAVTLGRSHSPALVVGRDSLDYPTCWNINVVTLERNHSPAPIVGKDSLNHPACLNTSEFTLGRDHSPVLFVGKDSLSHSVCMYTSGFILGRDHSPVLNVGKDSLSHPAC from the exons atgaggggcaGGGCTGGAGTAAACCACGTGATGGTCGTCGTTAACGCCGCAGTTATCGCCGTGAGAAAGGCTGGGGGAGTGTGTGGTAGCTGCTGGACACG ggttggggaatcgtgGACTACAGCGCATCAACccaaggttagaggggaaagaacaaaagggaacctgagggtcaaccttttcacacagagggtggtacacatacggaatgaactgccagcggaagtgattgag AATGCTGGTTCTGAACATTCCTGTGAACACTCGTCCTACTCCCATGTGCCATGCCCTGCTCCCAAATACGGCTTGATTCCAATCTGGAGTGTGATACAGGAGCCTCTCCGTGTTGCAGGGAG GTTGATTTGCAGTTGTCGTATTGAAACAGAATCGCATCCAGATCTGACAGTCGCTGTGTTTACCATAACTTTATTATCTCAGGATTTTGGACGTCAAAGGAAAAAGCACTGCTCACACTGGGGAGAATCACAGGTTGTGTGTGTGGAAGAGTCAGTGACGGTTCATTTCAAATGTCCAAACGTCAGtacagtcacactggggagagactgtGGAAATGTGGGAATTGTGGGAAGGGATTTCTTTACCCATCCCAGCTGGAAATGCACCaacgcagtcacactggggagaagccattcacctgctctcgttgtgggaagggattcactcgattATCCAACCTGCTGGAACATCAACGTagtcacactggagagaaaccattcacctgctccaattgtgggaaaggattcactcaatcatcCGGCCTGCTTAaacaccagcgaattcacactggggagagaccattcacctgttctgtttgtgggaaaggattcgcTCAGTCATTCAGTTTGCATGTACACCAGCGGGTTCatactggggagagaccattcacctgttcTGAATGTGGGAaaagattcactcagtcatccagcCTGTTGA
- the LOC122563774 gene encoding uncharacterized protein LOC122563774 isoform X3: MVGESWTTAHQPKVRGERTKGNLRVNLFTQRVVHIRNELPAEVIENAGSEHSCEHSSYSHVPCPAPKYGLIPIWSVIQEPLRVAGRLICSCRIETESHPDLTVAVFTITLLSQDFGRQRKKHCSHWGESQVVCVEESVTVHFKCPNVSTVTLGRDCGNVGIVGRDFFTHPSWKCTNAVTLGRSHSPALVVGRDSLDYPTCWNINVVTLERNHSPAPIVGKDSLNHPACLNTSEFTLGRDHSPVLFVGKDSLSHSVCMYTSGFILGRDHSPVLNVGKDSLSHPAC; the protein is encoded by the exons AT ggttggggaatcgtgGACTACAGCGCATCAACccaaggttagaggggaaagaacaaaagggaacctgagggtcaaccttttcacacagagggtggtacacatacggaatgaactgccagcggaagtgattgag AATGCTGGTTCTGAACATTCCTGTGAACACTCGTCCTACTCCCATGTGCCATGCCCTGCTCCCAAATACGGCTTGATTCCAATCTGGAGTGTGATACAGGAGCCTCTCCGTGTTGCAGGGAG GTTGATTTGCAGTTGTCGTATTGAAACAGAATCGCATCCAGATCTGACAGTCGCTGTGTTTACCATAACTTTATTATCTCAGGATTTTGGACGTCAAAGGAAAAAGCACTGCTCACACTGGGGAGAATCACAGGTTGTGTGTGTGGAAGAGTCAGTGACGGTTCATTTCAAATGTCCAAACGTCAGtacagtcacactggggagagactgtGGAAATGTGGGAATTGTGGGAAGGGATTTCTTTACCCATCCCAGCTGGAAATGCACCaacgcagtcacactggggagaagccattcacctgctctcgttgtgggaagggattcactcgattATCCAACCTGCTGGAACATCAACGTagtcacactggagagaaaccattcacctgctccaattgtgggaaaggattcactcaatcatcCGGCCTGCTTAaacaccagcgaattcacactggggagagaccattcacctgttctgtttgtgggaaaggattcgcTCAGTCATTCAGTTTGCATGTACACCAGCGGGTTCatactggggagagaccattcacctgttcTGAATGTGGGAaaagattcactcagtcatccagcCTGTTGA
- the LOC122563774 gene encoding uncharacterized protein LOC122563774 isoform X2 translates to MCSHNAIRVGESWTTAHQPKVRGERTKGNLRVNLFTQRVVHIRNELPAEVIENAGSEHSCEHSSYSHVPCPAPKYGLIPIWSVIQEPLRVAGRLICSCRIETESHPDLTVAVFTITLLSQDFGRQRKKHCSHWGESQVVCVEESVTVHFKCPNVSTVTLGRDCGNVGIVGRDFFTHPSWKCTNAVTLGRSHSPALVVGRDSLDYPTCWNINVVTLERNHSPAPIVGKDSLNHPACLNTSEFTLGRDHSPVLFVGKDSLSHSVCMYTSGFILGRDHSPVLNVGKDSLSHPAC, encoded by the exons ATGTGCTCCCACAATGCAATTAG ggttggggaatcgtgGACTACAGCGCATCAACccaaggttagaggggaaagaacaaaagggaacctgagggtcaaccttttcacacagagggtggtacacatacggaatgaactgccagcggaagtgattgag AATGCTGGTTCTGAACATTCCTGTGAACACTCGTCCTACTCCCATGTGCCATGCCCTGCTCCCAAATACGGCTTGATTCCAATCTGGAGTGTGATACAGGAGCCTCTCCGTGTTGCAGGGAG GTTGATTTGCAGTTGTCGTATTGAAACAGAATCGCATCCAGATCTGACAGTCGCTGTGTTTACCATAACTTTATTATCTCAGGATTTTGGACGTCAAAGGAAAAAGCACTGCTCACACTGGGGAGAATCACAGGTTGTGTGTGTGGAAGAGTCAGTGACGGTTCATTTCAAATGTCCAAACGTCAGtacagtcacactggggagagactgtGGAAATGTGGGAATTGTGGGAAGGGATTTCTTTACCCATCCCAGCTGGAAATGCACCaacgcagtcacactggggagaagccattcacctgctctcgttgtgggaagggattcactcgattATCCAACCTGCTGGAACATCAACGTagtcacactggagagaaaccattcacctgctccaattgtgggaaaggattcactcaatcatcCGGCCTGCTTAaacaccagcgaattcacactggggagagaccattcacctgttctgtttgtgggaaaggattcgcTCAGTCATTCAGTTTGCATGTACACCAGCGGGTTCatactggggagagaccattcacctgttcTGAATGTGGGAaaagattcactcagtcatccagcCTGTTGA
- the LOC122563774 gene encoding uncharacterized protein LOC122563774 isoform X5: MRGRAGVNHVMVVVNAAVIAVRKAGGVCGSCWTRVGESWTTAHQPKVRGERTKGNLRVNLFTQRVVHIRNELPAEVIEDIASGLAGGDLINCNSNSERIIQFIRTWICTLCVDLQLSY, translated from the exons atgaggggcaGGGCTGGAGTAAACCACGTGATGGTCGTCGTTAACGCCGCAGTTATCGCCGTGAGAAAGGCTGGGGGAGTGTGTGGTAGCTGCTGGACACG ggttggggaatcgtgGACTACAGCGCATCAACccaaggttagaggggaaagaacaaaagggaacctgagggtcaaccttttcacacagagggtggtacacatacggaatgaactgccagcggaagtgattgag GATATTGCAAGTGGACTTGCAGGTGGAGATCTCATTAATTGTAACTCCAACTCTGAGAGAATTATTCAATTCATAAGGACCTGGATATGTACATTGTGT GTTGATTTGCAGTTGTCGTATTGA